One Halovivax ruber XH-70 genomic region harbors:
- a CDS encoding restriction endonuclease subunit S: MSEQANVNEHVDEENEHGQPIDEDSDELDQEDFGPFTLSTPGDWTAKRLGDIKRLITRGKQPTYADEGVPVINQECIYWDGWHFENLRYLDQDVAEDWKDKYFPQKGDVILNSTGQGTLGRAQVYPDGERRAIDSHVTLLRTDDKLSPHFHRYFLESHLGQALLYSMCVNGSTGQIELSKTRLDLLPVPLPPLEEQRKIASVLYTVDRAIQKTDEIIEQLNCVKTGVVQTVFRRGTKSHDTFQTTGSGEYPDQWNLVKFENLIEDTRYGTDNKSNTDKDGYPTFRIPNIVEKRITTDDLKHTPLTHDELERLRLKEGDILVIRTNGNPNYVGRCATFSNKEEPFVFASYLIRLRVDESRVRPAFIREFLNSQRGRSEMSGWVRSSAGNYNLSVGAIERFNVPVPPLDEQDKIVERINDVERSIRVNERDRDRLQRLKQGLMQDLLSGEVRTHDTDIEIVDEVLQHG, from the coding sequence ATGAGTGAGCAGGCCAACGTCAACGAACATGTAGACGAGGAGAACGAACATGGTCAGCCAATAGACGAGGATTCCGATGAGCTGGATCAGGAAGATTTTGGACCGTTCACTCTGTCCACCCCTGGCGATTGGACAGCGAAGCGGTTGGGGGACATTAAACGACTCATCACGAGGGGGAAGCAACCAACATACGCTGATGAGGGAGTTCCAGTCATCAATCAGGAGTGCATTTACTGGGACGGCTGGCATTTCGAGAACCTTCGTTATCTGGATCAAGACGTTGCAGAAGACTGGAAGGACAAATACTTTCCACAAAAAGGTGACGTAATTCTTAATTCAACTGGGCAGGGGACACTCGGCCGCGCGCAGGTGTATCCTGATGGTGAACGGCGAGCCATTGATTCCCACGTCACTCTTCTCAGAACAGATGACAAACTGAGTCCTCACTTTCACAGGTACTTTCTGGAGAGTCACCTCGGACAGGCGCTTCTCTATTCAATGTGTGTAAACGGGTCCACTGGACAAATCGAACTCTCCAAAACTCGACTCGATCTTCTTCCAGTGCCGCTTCCACCACTAGAAGAACAGCGCAAAATCGCCAGCGTGCTCTACACCGTTGATCGGGCGATCCAGAAGACGGATGAAATCATTGAGCAACTGAACTGCGTTAAAACCGGTGTAGTCCAAACCGTGTTCCGGCGTGGAACCAAATCTCATGATACCTTCCAAACGACGGGCTCAGGCGAATACCCAGATCAATGGAATCTCGTTAAGTTCGAGAATCTAATTGAAGACACGCGCTATGGGACGGATAATAAGTCGAATACCGATAAAGATGGGTATCCAACGTTCAGGATACCTAATATCGTCGAAAAACGGATTACGACGGACGATCTCAAACACACGCCACTGACTCACGACGAGTTGGAGCGTCTTCGATTGAAAGAGGGTGATATACTCGTTATTAGGACCAATGGAAATCCAAACTACGTTGGTCGGTGTGCAACCTTCTCCAATAAGGAGGAACCGTTCGTTTTCGCGTCATATCTAATCCGACTTCGAGTTGACGAGTCACGAGTTCGACCGGCGTTTATCCGTGAGTTCCTGAACTCACAGCGTGGCCGGAGCGAAATGTCTGGGTGGGTACGCAGTTCAGCTGGAAACTATAACCTGAGTGTAGGCGCAATTGAGAGGTTCAACGTTCCCGTTCCGCCCCTTGACGAACAGGATAAAATTGTAGAGAGAATAAATGATGTAGAGCGGTCAATTCGCGTGAACGAAAGAGACCGCGACCGCCTCCAACGTCTCAAACAGGGCCTCATGCAAGACCTTCTCTCAGGCGAAGTCCGTACTCACGACACGGACATCGAGATCGTGGACGAAGTCCTTCAACACGGCTAA
- a CDS encoding heavy-metal-associated domain-containing protein produces MVQTTLSVDGMSCGGCEQNVVSALTELDGVSDASADHETGDVSVEHESPAVDEATISATIEDAGYDVAN; encoded by the coding sequence ATGGTTCAAACGACGCTCTCAGTCGACGGCATGTCCTGTGGCGGGTGTGAACAGAACGTCGTATCGGCTCTCACGGAGCTCGACGGCGTCTCGGACGCGAGCGCCGATCACGAAACAGGTGACGTCTCCGTCGAACACGAGTCTCCCGCCGTGGACGAAGCAACGATCAGCGCGACGATCGAAGACGCCGGATACGACGTCGCGAACTGA
- the dph5 gene encoding diphthine synthase: protein MLTFVGLGLYDERSITVEGREAIHDADRVFAEWYTSELIGTTVEALADHHGVEIEVRDRAGVEQDPDPILDAAASGDAVFLTAGDTMISTTHVDLRLRAEERGIETRIVHGVTAQTAASGLTGLQNYRFGPSTTLPFPWAHGADGLPASVTNTIDENRDRGLHTLIFLDIKAAEDEYMRADTAATLLAEAYPDLVGIVVARAGSPDPLVDGGPLSELAERDFGDPLHLLVVPGECHLLEADALETLAGVDRNALDVA from the coding sequence ATGCTCACATTCGTCGGCCTCGGCCTCTACGACGAGCGTTCGATTACCGTCGAGGGTCGCGAGGCGATCCACGACGCCGACCGGGTCTTCGCAGAGTGGTACACGAGCGAACTGATCGGGACGACCGTCGAGGCGCTCGCCGATCATCACGGCGTCGAGATCGAGGTGCGCGATCGTGCGGGCGTGGAGCAGGATCCAGACCCTATCCTCGACGCGGCCGCGTCCGGCGACGCCGTCTTTCTCACTGCCGGCGATACGATGATCTCGACGACGCACGTCGACCTCCGTCTGCGGGCCGAAGAACGCGGTATCGAGACGCGAATCGTCCACGGCGTGACCGCCCAGACCGCAGCGAGCGGACTCACTGGCCTGCAGAACTACCGGTTCGGTCCCTCGACGACGCTTCCGTTCCCCTGGGCCCACGGCGCGGACGGGCTCCCGGCGAGTGTGACGAACACGATCGACGAGAACCGCGATCGAGGCCTGCACACGCTGATTTTCCTCGACATCAAGGCCGCTGAGGATGAGTACATGCGCGCAGATACCGCGGCAACCCTCCTCGCCGAGGCGTACCCGGACCTCGTGGGCATCGTCGTCGCCCGGGCTGGCTCACCCGATCCGCTGGTGGATGGTGGGCCGCTCTCCGAGCTCGCCGAGCGTGACTTCGGCGACCCGCTCCATCTGCTGGTCGTTCCCGGCGAGTGCCACCTCCTGGAGGCTGACGCACTCGAGACGCTGGCAGGCGTCGACCGGAACGCGCTGGACGTCGCTTGA
- a CDS encoding MTH1187 family thiamine-binding protein, whose amino-acid sequence MTVIGFLSTAPATDESMAADVAGAIEALDETGLTYETGPMGTTIEAESMGELLDAVEAAHESIDADRVSTFLKVDDKRTSDEPASEKVAAVEEHLGRDAKRRSE is encoded by the coding sequence ATGACAGTCATCGGATTCCTCAGCACCGCACCGGCGACCGACGAGAGCATGGCCGCGGACGTCGCGGGTGCGATCGAAGCGCTCGACGAGACGGGACTGACCTACGAGACGGGACCGATGGGGACGACGATCGAGGCCGAGTCGATGGGCGAGTTGCTCGACGCTGTCGAAGCAGCACACGAATCGATCGATGCGGATCGAGTGAGTACGTTCCTCAAGGTCGACGACAAACGGACGAGCGACGAGCCGGCGAGCGAGAAGGTCGCGGCCGTCGAAGAACACCTCGGCCGCGATGCCAAGCGCCGTAGCGAGTGA
- a CDS encoding four-helix bundle copper-binding protein, protein MALQEIKHVADDQRMERCIDSCSEASQACEWCADECIGMGEEMANCIRLCRDVADLTSMNARFMSRNSGYSIDLSELVIDAAEECADECEQHDHEHCQVCADKLRTCADACRDMVSA, encoded by the coding sequence ATGGCGTTACAAGAGATCAAACACGTCGCCGACGACCAGCGAATGGAGCGGTGTATCGACAGTTGTTCGGAAGCCTCCCAGGCCTGTGAGTGGTGCGCCGACGAGTGTATCGGGATGGGTGAGGAGATGGCCAACTGCATCCGACTCTGTCGAGACGTGGCCGACCTGACGTCGATGAACGCACGGTTCATGTCGCGAAACTCCGGGTACAGCATCGACCTCTCGGAGCTCGTCATCGATGCCGCCGAGGAGTGTGCGGACGAGTGCGAGCAACACGACCACGAACACTGCCAAGTCTGTGCAGACAAACTGCGAACCTGCGCGGACGCCTGTCGCGACATGGTATCGGCGTAG
- a CDS encoding MFS transporter: MGLSGNDRAIAGFAMTGHGLVHWFETSIPIFLVVWLAEFEVSTLLAGLVVALGYAPFGLGALPAGILADRFGAKTLVVACLAGMSASFVILGLSGSLAGVAIGLVCWGAAASIYHPAGLSLISTGVEQRGRVFAWHGMAGNAGIALGPFVAATLMFLGLTWQAAALILAIPGALAALYGLRADFDPTAAVDPDVDAGADEALSLSDLVGNSRVLFASAFALVFVIVTFEGLFYRGMLTFLPEILHGSSVLAGVAPGPSLEGFEPGHYIYVGLLVVGIVGQYVGGRLTDRIRPATGLLAFFAVLAVLALSFVPILSIEAGGTAGLVAVVGLSALFGFFLFAIQPFYQEAVAVYTPPESRGLSYGYTYLGEFGFGAASIAIGGYVLDISTPAFLVTMATFAVIGVALSVGLSVGVDRFLGTGPEQAATTADE, from the coding sequence ATGGGCCTCTCCGGAAACGATCGGGCGATCGCCGGCTTCGCGATGACAGGCCACGGGCTCGTCCACTGGTTCGAGACCTCGATCCCGATCTTTCTGGTCGTCTGGCTCGCCGAGTTCGAGGTGTCGACCCTGCTCGCCGGCCTCGTCGTCGCGCTGGGATACGCGCCGTTCGGCCTCGGCGCGCTTCCGGCCGGGATCCTCGCCGATCGATTCGGCGCCAAAACCCTCGTCGTCGCGTGTCTGGCCGGAATGAGCGCATCGTTCGTTATCCTTGGCCTTAGCGGCTCGCTCGCCGGGGTGGCGATCGGCCTCGTGTGCTGGGGCGCCGCGGCGAGCATCTATCACCCGGCCGGACTCTCGCTGATCAGCACGGGTGTCGAGCAACGGGGCCGCGTCTTCGCCTGGCACGGCATGGCCGGCAACGCGGGGATCGCCCTCGGCCCGTTCGTCGCCGCGACGCTCATGTTTCTGGGCCTGACCTGGCAGGCCGCGGCGCTGATCCTCGCGATACCCGGTGCGCTCGCAGCACTGTACGGCCTCCGCGCGGACTTCGATCCGACCGCCGCGGTCGACCCGGACGTCGACGCCGGAGCCGACGAGGCACTTTCGCTCTCGGACCTCGTCGGCAACAGCCGGGTCCTCTTCGCGAGTGCTTTCGCGCTCGTCTTCGTCATCGTCACCTTCGAGGGGCTGTTCTACCGCGGGATGTTGACGTTCCTGCCCGAGATCTTGCACGGCTCGTCCGTGCTGGCCGGCGTCGCTCCGGGGCCGTCGCTCGAGGGCTTCGAACCGGGTCACTACATCTACGTCGGCCTGCTCGTCGTCGGCATCGTCGGGCAGTACGTCGGCGGTCGGCTGACCGATCGGATCCGGCCGGCGACGGGCCTGCTGGCGTTCTTCGCCGTCCTGGCGGTTCTCGCCCTCTCGTTCGTGCCGATCCTCTCGATCGAAGCCGGCGGGACGGCCGGACTGGTTGCCGTCGTCGGGCTCAGCGCGCTCTTCGGCTTCTTCCTCTTTGCAATCCAGCCGTTCTACCAGGAGGCCGTCGCGGTCTACACGCCACCCGAATCGCGTGGCCTCTCCTACGGATATACCTACCTCGGTGAGTTCGGATTCGGTGCGGCCTCGATCGCCATCGGGGGCTACGTCCTCGACATTTCGACGCCGGCGTTCCTCGTGACGATGGCCACCTTCGCGGTGATTGGGGTCGCCCTCTCGGTCGGTCTCTCCGTGGGCGTGGATCGGTTCCTGGGAACCGGCCCGGAGCAGGCAGCGACCACTGCGGACGAGTAG
- a CDS encoding type I restriction-modification system subunit M has translation MSLSLPELDSHLFKCADIIRDAVDSTDYKDYILPLVYYKTISDNFEIQYEAYTEEYGEDHAQRPNLYDVPYVPEGYLWADLRTVTENVDEAINDAFDALREANDGEVEGVFRADYVAEDALTDDRLTRLIEHLSTYDLDTESIPADMLGEAYMDLVRHFAEEEGKSGGQFFTPPHIVELMVRLLAPFEDGDTFHDPTVGSGGMLVEAATHYRDEQGEDPSKLTFTGQEINPDIAAIAKMNLSIHGLTGRIEREDSLLRPQFTEDGSLTQFDFVLANFPFSADWQKDDLQDDTFGRFDWHEKLPRADRGDYAFIMHMAEQLNATGQAAIVVPHGVLFRKHEARYRKPMIDDDIVEAVIGLPENLFQNNSIPSAILVLNRDKPDDRADEVQFIHAADEDFYEELSNQNELTEAGLDHIEENFEDWTTEERVSRTVSLDEIRENDYNLNIALYVDTTEPEEDIDVAEELAKLRELQAERDEIETRMTEHMEALDYE, from the coding sequence ATGTCTCTCAGTCTTCCGGAGCTGGACTCCCACCTCTTCAAGTGTGCGGATATCATCCGTGACGCCGTCGATTCGACGGATTACAAGGACTACATCCTCCCGCTGGTCTACTACAAGACGATCTCGGACAACTTCGAGATCCAGTACGAGGCCTACACCGAGGAGTACGGCGAGGATCACGCCCAGCGGCCGAACCTCTACGACGTGCCGTACGTTCCCGAGGGGTACCTGTGGGCTGACTTGCGGACGGTCACCGAGAACGTGGACGAGGCGATCAACGACGCCTTCGACGCGCTTCGCGAGGCGAACGACGGCGAGGTCGAGGGCGTGTTCCGGGCCGACTACGTCGCCGAGGACGCGCTGACCGACGATCGACTCACGCGACTGATCGAGCACCTCTCGACGTACGATCTGGACACCGAGAGCATCCCCGCCGATATGCTCGGCGAAGCGTACATGGATCTGGTGCGTCACTTCGCCGAGGAGGAGGGCAAGTCGGGCGGCCAGTTCTTCACGCCGCCGCACATTGTGGAGCTGATGGTCCGCTTGCTCGCCCCGTTCGAGGACGGCGACACCTTCCACGACCCGACGGTGGGCTCCGGTGGGATGCTCGTCGAGGCCGCCACCCACTATCGCGACGAGCAAGGTGAGGATCCGTCGAAGCTCACCTTCACGGGCCAGGAGATCAATCCCGATATCGCCGCCATCGCGAAGATGAACCTCTCGATCCACGGGCTCACCGGGCGGATCGAGCGCGAGGATTCCCTCCTGCGGCCGCAGTTCACCGAGGACGGCTCGCTGACCCAGTTCGATTTCGTCCTCGCGAATTTCCCGTTCTCGGCGGACTGGCAGAAGGACGACCTCCAGGACGACACCTTCGGCCGCTTTGACTGGCACGAGAAGCTACCCCGCGCCGACCGCGGCGATTACGCCTTCATCATGCACATGGCCGAGCAGTTGAACGCGACCGGCCAGGCGGCGATCGTCGTCCCCCACGGTGTGCTCTTTCGCAAGCACGAGGCGCGGTATCGCAAGCCGATGATCGACGACGACATCGTCGAGGCCGTGATCGGCTTGCCCGAGAACCTCTTCCAGAACAACTCGATCCCGAGCGCAATCCTGGTCCTCAACCGGGACAAACCCGACGACCGCGCCGACGAGGTCCAGTTCATCCACGCCGCCGACGAGGACTTCTACGAGGAACTGAGCAACCAGAACGAACTGACCGAGGCGGGACTCGACCACATAGAGGAGAACTTCGAGGACTGGACGACCGAGGAGCGCGTGAGCCGGACGGTCTCACTGGACGAGATCCGCGAGAACGACTACAACCTGAACATCGCGCTGTACGTCGATACCACGGAACCCGAGGAGGACATCGACGTCGCCGAGGAACTAGCGAAGCTGCGAGAGCTCCAGGCCGAGCGCGACGAGATCGAGACGCGCATGACCGAGCACATGGAGGCGCTGGACTATGAGTGA
- a CDS encoding HalOD1 output domain-containing protein — protein MQTEITRNSETSELSYDESNDRFEVDYDPDGSATLLSTIVHGLTAVVDVDVSQGEFSLYDSVDPDALERIFSPKADGEERTGGHVAFTALECEVYVYANGEIYIYPPPQVERPTN, from the coding sequence ATGCAAACCGAAATCACCCGTAATTCCGAGACGAGCGAGCTTTCGTACGACGAGTCGAACGACCGCTTCGAGGTCGACTACGATCCGGACGGCAGCGCGACACTGCTCTCGACGATCGTCCACGGCCTGACTGCGGTCGTCGACGTCGACGTCTCGCAAGGCGAGTTCTCGCTCTACGATAGCGTCGATCCCGACGCGTTAGAGCGCATCTTCAGTCCGAAAGCCGACGGCGAGGAGCGAACGGGCGGCCACGTCGCGTTCACCGCCCTCGAGTGTGAGGTCTACGTCTACGCAAACGGCGAGATCTACATTTACCCACCGCCGCAGGTCGAGCGGCCGACCAACTAA
- a CDS encoding eCIS core domain-containing protein → MPDVAVPVSPAERARRVREGNIQRALKDTGTDRGDVPESVRDVLERGGMPLDFDLQRSLASRMDADFSDVRIHTGPSAAKAADALDARAFTCGNSIVFNSGEYEPETSEGQYLLAHELAHVKQQTGAAISMMPQTDADLDLDPDPQLEREADQAAEEALAGEEPLIVNRLGTDVHIQRMPEGEQLDRARQEADERFGSDVPVDPEVLAKEVEQLKANQQQVLEVLSQAQPGTPSEGEWGETATKGLVGSLASMGTGAAVGAAVGSIFPGLGTAAGAAVGTAASGVVGDLVKQGIGWASDNLADEKAANLEHMYEEISRMYEELKDEKNTHGGYDPLSNQK, encoded by the coding sequence ATGCCTGATGTCGCCGTGCCCGTGTCGCCCGCCGAACGTGCGCGACGTGTCCGCGAGGGGAACATCCAGCGTGCCCTCAAAGACACGGGGACCGACCGTGGGGACGTCCCGGAGTCGGTGAGGGACGTGCTGGAACGCGGCGGGATGCCGCTCGATTTCGACCTGCAGCGGTCGCTGGCGTCACGAATGGACGCCGATTTCTCGGACGTGCGAATCCACACGGGACCGTCGGCAGCGAAGGCCGCGGATGCCCTCGACGCACGGGCGTTTACCTGTGGGAACTCGATCGTGTTCAACTCCGGCGAGTACGAACCTGAGACGTCGGAAGGCCAGTATTTACTGGCACACGAACTCGCGCACGTCAAGCAGCAAACCGGGGCGGCGATCTCGATGATGCCGCAAACGGATGCGGACCTGGATCTCGATCCGGACCCGCAACTGGAGCGGGAGGCAGATCAGGCTGCCGAAGAGGCGTTGGCGGGTGAGGAGCCGCTGATCGTGAACCGACTGGGAACTGACGTACACATCCAGCGAATGCCCGAAGGGGAGCAGCTCGACCGGGCTCGGCAGGAGGCCGACGAACGGTTTGGTTCGGACGTGCCGGTCGACCCGGAAGTCCTGGCGAAGGAAGTCGAACAGCTCAAAGCGAATCAGCAGCAGGTGCTTGAAGTCCTGAGCCAAGCGCAACCGGGTACACCGTCCGAGGGCGAGTGGGGAGAGACGGCGACGAAGGGACTCGTTGGCTCACTGGCGAGCATGGGAACGGGCGCCGCAGTCGGCGCAGCGGTTGGCTCGATCTTCCCCGGTCTCGGGACCGCAGCTGGCGCGGCCGTCGGAACAGCCGCATCCGGCGTCGTCGGTGATCTCGTGAAACAGGGCATCGGCTGGGCGTCGGACAATCTGGCCGACGAGAAGGCCGCGAACCTCGAACACATGTACGAGGAGATCTCGCGGATGTACGAGGAACTGAAGGATGAGAAGAACACCCACGGGGGCTACGATCCCCTATCTAATCAAAAGTGA
- a CDS encoding Rieske (2Fe-2S) protein: MTDGAHLTTVDTVHDAGSWLFTVRDAYGELDEVILVPCDDRVEGWINRCTHEAQRLDVGRGAAMRDGEIICPRHGSTFDSCAGDCDNGDAAGTRLVPIETTVEDGDVYLSDSSVTFANEGGIDEATTSPADDVDDEDDLPSSTSHIGF, from the coding sequence ATGACCGACGGCGCACACCTCACGACCGTAGACACCGTCCACGACGCGGGCTCGTGGCTGTTCACCGTCCGCGACGCCTACGGCGAACTCGACGAGGTCATCCTGGTGCCCTGTGACGACCGGGTCGAGGGTTGGATCAACCGCTGTACCCACGAAGCCCAGCGACTCGACGTGGGCCGCGGCGCGGCGATGCGCGACGGCGAGATCATCTGTCCGCGTCACGGCTCGACGTTCGATTCGTGTGCTGGCGACTGCGACAACGGCGACGCGGCGGGGACCCGACTCGTCCCGATCGAGACGACCGTCGAGGACGGTGACGTCTACCTGTCCGATTCTAGCGTGACGTTCGCGAACGAGGGCGGCATCGACGAGGCGACGACGTCACCCGCTGACGACGTGGACGACGAGGACGACCTGCCGTCGTCGACCTCGCACATCGGCTTTTGA
- a CDS encoding RidA family protein, with the protein MSRERRQVASGTEWEDAVGYSRAVRVGDTVHVSGTTATDENGAVVGVGAPREQARYALELGIEALEAAGASAADVVRTRLFVTDIDDWPEIGAAHAEFFDDVRPATTMVQVERLINPEHLVEVEFEAICEN; encoded by the coding sequence ATGTCGCGGGAACGCCGTCAGGTTGCGAGCGGCACTGAGTGGGAAGACGCCGTGGGTTACTCGCGGGCCGTCCGCGTCGGGGACACCGTCCACGTCTCGGGAACCACCGCGACCGACGAGAACGGTGCGGTCGTTGGCGTCGGTGCGCCGCGCGAACAGGCGCGGTACGCGCTCGAACTGGGGATCGAGGCCCTCGAAGCGGCCGGTGCGTCGGCGGCCGACGTCGTTCGAACGCGCCTGTTCGTGACCGACATCGACGACTGGCCCGAGATCGGGGCTGCACACGCCGAGTTTTTCGACGACGTTCGCCCGGCGACGACGATGGTTCAGGTCGAGCGGCTGATCAACCCCGAGCACCTCGTGGAGGTCGAATTCGAGGCGATCTGCGAGAACTGA
- a CDS encoding aldo/keto reductase yields MFCRTEVVRDFVVISAATRSGGSTVLVLTHAYPHTTSGDVDNQFAEALQASERFGRERFVSMAQLTIAWHLHQDPVTAPIVGVSSADHLAEAVEAVDISLSPPDLECIAEPSEPVPIEGHE; encoded by the coding sequence GTGTTCTGCCGAACCGAGGTGGTACGGGACTTTGTCGTGATTTCGGCGGCGACGCGTTCCGGAGGGTCGACAGTTTTGGTACTCACGCACGCGTACCCACACACGACGTCCGGCGATGTGGACAACCAGTTCGCCGAGGCGCTGCAAGCGAGCGAACGATTCGGTCGCGAACGGTTCGTCTCGATGGCGCAACTCACGATTGCCTGGCACCTCCATCAAGACCCGGTCACGGCACCGATCGTCGGCGTCTCCAGCGCCGATCATTTGGCGGAGGCCGTGGAGGCGGTCGACATCTCGTTGTCGCCGCCCGATCTCGAGTGCATCGCGGAACCGTCAGAACCGGTTCCGATCGAAGGTCACGAATGA